Proteins encoded by one window of Torulaspora delbrueckii CBS 1146 chromosome 2, complete genome:
- the ARL3 gene encoding Arf family GTPase ARL3 (similar to Saccharomyces cerevisiae ARL3 (YPL051W); ancestral locus Anc_8.502), with protein MFHLAKGLYNNWNRKEVYSILILGLDNAGKTTFLETLKKNYSLHSKDLDKIIPTVGQNVAQVPMSKSCTLKFWDVGGQENLRAMWPEYYPQCHGIIFVVDSTDRSRIGECNEVLQTVMMDEDVEGVPVLMLANKQDRPDAMEVQDIKQIFNQMAERLSARDSRVLPLSALTGEGVREAAEWLLIRLQRNKTNRPPQYR; from the coding sequence ATGTTTCATCTGGCAAAAGGTCTCTACAACAATTGGAATCGAAAGGAAGTTTATTCAATATTGATATTGGGGTTGGATAACGCCGGTAAGACCACATTCCtggaaactttgaagaagaattacTCGTTACACTCAAAGGACTTGGATAAGATAATACCCACCGTTGGGCAAAATGTTGCACAAGTACCAATGAGCAAGAGTTGCACACTAAAATTTTGGGACGTTGGTGGACAGGAAAACCTTCGAGCGATGTGGCCTGAATACTACCCTCAATGCCATGGAATCATATTCGTCGTTGACAGCACAGATAGATCACGTATAGGTGAATGCAATGAGGTATTACAGACAGTGAtgatggatgaagatgtagAGGGAGTGCCTGTATTAATGCTGGCCAACAAGCAGGATAGACCAGATGCGATGGAAGTGCAAGATATAAAGCAAATATTCAACCAAATGGCAGAGAGATTGAGCGCTAGGGATAGTAGAGTATTGCCATTGAGTGCACTTACGGGAGAGGGTGTTCGTGAGGCTGCAGAATGGCTTCTTATAAGGTTACAAAGAAATAAGACAAACAGGCCACCTCAATACAGGTAA
- the ICS2 gene encoding Ics2p (similar to Saccharomyces cerevisiae ICS2 (YBR157C); ancestral locus Anc_8.508): MHSTVDVRSLRSDTQEQIRRNSVGRFGSLDEFARRHSLDTKGRIFAHCRESGDIVEPKIDLSGKGN, encoded by the coding sequence ATGCACAGCACTGTGGACGTCCGCTCTCTCAGAAGCGATACACAAGAACAAATCAGACGTAATTCTGTGGGTAGGTTTGGCTCGCTGGACGAGTTTGCAAGGCGACATAGCTTAGATACAAAGGGAAGAATATTCGCACATTGTCGAGAATCTGGTGATATTGTAGAGCCCAAGATAGATTTATCAGGGAAAGGTAATTAG
- the IFA38 gene encoding ketoreductase (similar to Saccharomyces cerevisiae YBR159W; ancestral locus Anc_8.512) codes for MSSFIDQLDSLARRSKCANALLWSVFAFGVVKATTLVLRYFALVLDLFVLPPVSYAKYGAGKGKYCVITGASDGIGKEFAIQMARRKFNLVLISRTLSKLETLQKELQGKYGIEVKILSIDVSQDVPENYIAVREVCKGLPITVLINNVGQSHSIPVPFLKTEEKELRDIITINNTATLLFTQIITPTIIETASNSRCRGLILTMGSFGGLIPTPLLATYSGSKAFLQSWSNSLAGELKENNVDVELILSYLVTSSMSKVKRTSMMIPNPRNFVSSTLANVGRRCGAQERYGTITPYWSHALYHWVIEETVGVYSRVVNGINYTMHKSIRARALKKLERQQKSQ; via the coding sequence ATGAGTAGTtttattgatcaattggatTCCTTAGCAAGACGCAGCAAGTGCGCTAATGCCCTCTTGTGGAGTGTTTTCGCCTTTGGTGTCGTGAAAGCGACTACGCTAGTCCTGAGATACTTTGCATTAGTCCTGGACCTATTTGTTCTTCCACCAGTAAGTTATGCCAAGTATGGAGCTGGCAAGGGCAAGTACTGTGTTATCACTGGTGCCAGTGATGGAATCGGTAAAGAGTTTGCGATCCAAATGGCTCGCCGTAAGTTTAATTTGGTGTTGATCTCCAGAACTTTATCGAAATTGGAGACTCTACAAAAGGAATTGCAGGGCAAATATGGGATCGAGGTCAAGATCTTGTCTATTGATGTTTCTCAAGATGTTCCCGAGAACTACATTGCTGTGCGTGAGGTGTGTAAGGGGTTGCCCATCACCGTCTTGATCAACAACGTCGGTCAATCGCATTCGATCCCCGTACCTTTCCTAAAAACCGAAGAAAAAGAGCTAAGAGATATTATTACAATCAACAACACCGCTACTTTGTTGTTCACTCAGATTATCACTCCAACTATTATCGAAACCGCTTCGAACTCGAGATGTCGCGGTTTGATCCTAACGATGGGCTCCTTTGGCGGATTGATCCCAACACCATTGTTGGCTACTTACAGTGGTTCCAAAGCGTTCTTACAGAGCTGGTCTAACTCCTTAGCGGGAGAACTAAAAGAAAATAACGTCGATGTCGAATTGATCTTATCTTACCTTGTCACGAGCTCGATGTCTAAAGTTAAGAGAACTTCAATGATGATTCCAAATCCAAGAAACTTCGTCTCCTCTACCCTGGCCAACGTCGGTAGACGTTGTGGTGCCCAGGAAAGATACGGCACGATCACGCCTTATTGGTCTCACGCGCTCTACCACTGggtcattgaagaaaccgtTGGAGTCTACTCCAGAGTGGTCAATGGCATCAATTATACGATGCACAAGTCGATCAGAGCCAGagcattgaagaagcttgaGAGACAGCAGAAGAGCCAGTGA
- the OAZ1 gene encoding Oaz1p (similar to Saccharomyces cerevisiae OAZ1 (YPL052W); ancestral locus Anc_8.504), with amino-acid sequence MGHELLRKKQANVVELLSTEDVQNMITRPSNVAIAFTFPITKLLKRKKSQVTDSNAAFYTYSLDEAGFKDWHADIAGSSVDTSDDEMELYWDVILLAESQFLLPIPSSDGKIMRQNVKLFQKYTVKRIGESLNQIVKSKKPHSDQVVASWRNHGLRYTLVYLPLHFKGVIWCKSDNAYFHVILPQDNLQARRQANGKEWLLALLELASTMDMQFMRLYIRRDDLNGISTFLHNLNWIGGKLVPNEDRNIFINSPTSTDSTGFDASSLGDEAFVILEFEC; translated from the exons ATGGGTCATGAATtgctgaggaagaaacaAGCTAACGTGGTAGAATTGTTATCGACGGAAGACGTTCAAAATATGATTACGAGACCCAGTAATGTTGCTATAGCGTTCACCTTCCCAATCACGAAGTTGctaaagagaaagaagagccaGGTGACCGATAGTAATGCGGCTTTCTATACTTACTCCTTGGACGAAGCAGGTTTCAAGGATTGGCATGCG GACATCGCGGGATCCTCGGTGGACACCAGTGATGACGAGATGGAGCTGTATTGGGATGTTATACTACTGGCCGAGAGTCAATTCCTTCTACCTATACCTAGTTCTGATGGTAAAATAATGAGGCAAAATGTGAaattattccaaaaataTACCGTCAAGAGAATAGGTGAATCCTTAAATCAGATAGTCAAGTCAAAGAAACCGCATTCGGATCAAGTTGTAGCTTCATGGAGGAACCATGGATTACGCTATACTTTGGTTTACTTACCTTTGCATTTTAAAGGTGTGATATGGTGCAAGTCTGACAACGCATACTTTCATGTCATATTACCCCAGGATAATTTACAGGCTCGACGACAGGCAAATGGAAAAGAATGGTTGTTGGCATTATTGGAGCTAGCTAGTACCATGGACATGCAATTTATGAGGTTATACATCAGACGCGATGACTTAAATGGGATATCAACTTTTTTACACAATTTGAACTGGATCGGTGGGAAGCTGGTCCCCAACGAGGATAgaaacatcttcatcaatagcCCGACGAGCACAGATAGTACTGGGTTTGATGCATCTTCGCTTGGCGATGAAGCCTTTGTCATATTGGAGTTCGAGTGCTGA
- the CNS1 gene encoding HSP70/90 family co-chaperone CNS1 (similar to Saccharomyces cerevisiae CNS1 (YBR155W); ancestral locus Anc_8.506), which translates to MAQPYKKPQRYVPGPNDPLLPPQLSEFQNKTTDEVLEELNRMPFFMTKLDDTDGDGGENQELEALKALAYEGEPHEIAGNFKNQGNDLYKAKRFKDARELYNKGIEIKCDDTSINESLYANRAACELEIKNYRRCLNDCKTALQYNPKNLKCYYRMGKAFLALELLEEAQKSVEFGLQVDSSNKPLQSLLDIVLKKQEAKKEQNSKKEQEKQIREGMQIILENAMKLRKIINVKSNESPEIVRDAKVSLEDPVDCESQLIFPALVLYPTTDEFDFVAQVSELTTVHELVSLIMERPEEWFQRPGHENFSAKSLVAYMETEAGGLVKVGKKMVLHDILKMEKPRIPIFDGALKVYLVPKAESEGWLSKWDRSKAMERRSFV; encoded by the coding sequence ATGGCGCAGCCTTACAAAAAGCCTCAGAGATATGTTCCTGGTCCCAACGACCCACTTCTACCCCCTCAACTTTCGGAATTCCAGAACAAAACCACAGATGAAGTGctggaagaattgaataGAATGCCATTCTTTATGACCAAACTAGATGATACAGACGGTGATGGTGGTGAAAATCAAGAGCTTGAGGCTTTAAAAGCATTGGCCTATGAGGGTGAGCCGCACGAGATTGCtggaaatttcaagaatcaGGGAAATGATCTGTACAAGGCTAAGCGGTTTAAAGATGCTCGTGAATTGTATAACAAGGGAATTGAGATCAAATGCGATGATACCAGCATAAATGAATCATTGTACGCAAATCGTGCTGCATGCGAATTGGAGATCAAAAATTATAGAAGATGTTTGAATGACTGTAAAACTGCATTGCAATACAATCCAAAAAATTTAAAATGCTATTATCGTATGGGCAAAGCCTTTTTAGCCCTTGAGTTACTGGAAGAAGCACAAAAATCTGTCGAATTTGGACTACAAGTCGATTCGAGTAACAAGCCTCTGCAAAGTTTGCTTGATATCGTTTTAAAGAAACAAgaggcaaagaaagagcaaAATTCTAAGAAAGAACAGGAAAAACAGATCCGTGAAGGTATGCAAATAATTTTAGAGAATGCAATGAAATTGAGGAAAATTATAAACGTGAAAAGCAATGAATCTCCCGAGATTGTACGAGATGCCAAAGTGTCGTTGGAAGACCCGGTCGATTGCGAGTCGCAGTTGATTTTCCCCGCACTGGTACTATACCCTACGACTGATGAGTTCGATTTCGTGGCACAGGTGAGTGAATTGACGACTGTACACGAACTTGTGTCACTTATCATGGAAAGGCCAGAAGAGTGGTTCCAACGGCCCGGTCATGAGAATTTCTCTGCCAAATCGCTTGTCGCCTACATGGAGACTGAAGCTGGTGGATTGGTCAAAGTTGGCAAAAAAATGGTTTTGCATGATATCTTAAAGATGGAAAAACCTAGGATCCCAATATTCGATGGTGCTTTAAAAGTTTACCTTGTACCTAAAGCAGAGAGTGAAGGATGGCTGAGTAAATGGGACAGGTCCAAGGCAATGGAGAGGAGATCTTTTGTTTAA
- the LEE1 gene encoding Lee1p (similar to Saccharomyces cerevisiae LEE1 (YPL054W); ancestral locus Anc_8.509), whose protein sequence is MGSRRRRNSKPVEFSPQHQRAINEHLSITRNQPHRHYAHVPCKFFRQNACQAGNSCPFSHSLDVQTADQRPCEYYRRGHCKFGERCANAHIPPDQNKITPAQDDYDDDVFPSEEYYIPQEVSELLTPEERRRRRSSGASSGTSSLSLSSASSLSASLSLAPVRGSPWSPKMRLDPTLWNDAQGTLEPYLQPQVWYGGFSTSWADEGKSPHPQESYNGVFLN, encoded by the coding sequence atgggTTCTCGTCGCCGTCGTAACTCCAAACCGGTCGAATTCTCCCCACAACACCAGCGCGCAATCAACGAGCACCTCTCCATCACTCGCAATCAACCGCACCGACACTACGCACACGTTCCGTGCAAGTTCTTTCGCCAGAATGCCTGCCAAGCAGGTAATTCCTGCCCCTTCTCCCACTCGCTCGATGTCCAAACAGCAGACCAAAGGCCCTGTGAGTACTACAGGCGAGGCCACTGCAAGTTTGGGGAACGTTGCGCGAATGCACACATCCCACCAGATCAAAACAAGATTACACCTGCTCAGGACGACTACGACGACGACGTTTTCCCAAGCGAAGAGTACTACATACCACAGGAAGTAAGCGAACTGCTTACCCCTGAGGAGCGTCGCAGGCGGCGTTCATCTGGGGCTTCATCCGGTACTTCTTCGTTGTCGTTGTCTTCAGCATCTTCCTTATCTGCGTCGCTGTCGCTCGCTCCAGTTCGGGGCTCGCCATGGTCGCCCAAGATGCGGCTCGACCCAACATTGTGGAATGATGCACAGGGCACGCTCGAGCCATACCTGCAGCCGCAGGTATGGTATGGGGGGTTTTCTACATCTTGGGCAGATGAAGGCAAATCCCCCCACCCCCAGGAGTCTTACAATGGAGTTTTTCTAAATTAG
- the TDEL0B01320 gene encoding glycosyltransferase family 15 protein (similar to Saccharomyces cerevisiae KRE2 (YDR483W) and KTR6 (YPL053C); ancestral locus Anc_8.505), which produces MAIFVSKRLLRFGLLAALCLGLVLFLTKSTEVGEASVLNGVLPDLPQWSTSSLFGGSQIDTLTAEEKEAEKLRQQADEALAAIHADPNSLPIDEQHLDEAAKALKDSSQELGEKEKEKAMNDPAAAGSKPEAVSPVIDPARDMESDPANNAKALGATLDFMAPSYATKGQRPKAAFVVLVRNSELSEILPSIKNVEAKFNKQFKYPWVFFNEEPFTDVFKEKVRMAISSEAEFGLIPKEHWSYPADIDQEKAAASRAKMQEEGVIYGALESYRHMCRFQSGFFWREKLLEKYDWYWRVEPNTKLYCDINYDVFQWMQDNEKTYGFTITIHEYERTIQTLWSTVKSFLKENPSVVNKKNLMKFISNDKGKTYNLCHFWSNFEIANLNFWRSPAYRAFFDYLDKSGGFFYERWGDAPVHSIAASLFLPKDKIHYFSDIGYHHNPYDNCPLDNNVFSSNNCECDQGNDFTFQGYACGVEYYDAQGLTKPQGWQKFRQ; this is translated from the coding sequence ATGGCGATCTTTGTTAGTAAGAGGTTACTAAGATTTGGCCTGTTGGCTGCTCTTTGCTTGGGTTTAGTCCTATTCTTGACGAAGTCTACTGAAGTCGGTGAAGCGTCTGTTTTGAATGGAGTTCTTCCAGATTTACCCCAATGGAGTACTTCTAGTCTATTTGGTGGAAGTCAAATAGATACTTTGACtgcagaagaaaaagaagctgagaaGCTGAGACAACAAGCTGATGAGGCATTGGCAGCTATTCATGCTGATCCTAACTCTCTTCCGATCGATGAACAACATCTAGATGAAGCAGCCaaagctttgaaggataGCTCCCAGGAATTGGGtgagaaggaaaaggaaaagGCAATGAATGATCCTGCTGCCGCTGGCTCGAAGCCAGAAGCTGTTAGCCCTGTGATCGATCCAGCTAGAGATATGGAATCAGATCCCGCAAATAATGCTAAGGCTTTGGGGGCTACCTTGGATTTCATGGCGCCATCTTATGCTACTAAAGGCCAAAGACCAAAAGCTGCCTTTGTCGTTCTGGTTAGAAACAGTGAATTGAGCGAAATCCTACCATCCATCAAGAACGTTGAAGCCAAGTTTAACAAGCAATTCAAATATCCATGGGTgtttttcaatgaagagcCTTTCACCGATGTCTTTAAAGAGAAGGTCAGGATGGCGATCAGTTCTGAGGCTGAATTTGGATTGATTCCAAAAGAACATTGGTCCTACCCAGCGGATATTGACCAAGAGAAGGCAGCTGCCTCAAGAGCAAAGATGCAGGAAGAAGGTGTCATCTACGGTGCATTGGAGTCTTATAGACATATGTGCCGTTTCCAATCTGGATTCTTTTGGAGAGAGAAGCTCTTGGAGAAGTACGATTGGTACTGGAGAGTCGAACCAAACACCAAGCTTTACTGTGATATCAATTACGATGTCTTTCAATGGATGCAGGACAATGAAAAGACCTACGGGTTCACAATCACAATTCATGAGTATGAGAGAACTATTCAAACGTTGTGGTCCACAGTTAAATCGTTCTTGAAGGAGAACCCAAGTGTTGTGAACaaaaagaatttgatgaagttcATTTCAAATGACAAGGGAAAAACCTACAATCTATGTCATTTCTGGTCGAACTTTGAGATCGCcaatttgaacttttggAGATCTCCTGCTTATAGAGCATTCTTTGACTATTTGGACAAATCTGGTGGGTTTTTTTACGAGAGATGGGGTGACGCTCCTGTTCATTCTATCGCTGCTTCATTGTTCCTACCCAAGGATAAGATTCATTACTTCTCGGACATTGGCTACCACCATAACCCATATGATAACTGTCCCTTAGATAACAACGTATTCTCGTCAAACAACTGTGAATGTGATCAAGGCAACGATTTTACATTCCAAGGTTACGCATGTGGTGTGGAATACTACGACGCTCAAGGTTTGACCAAACCTCAAGGCTGGCAGAAGTTCCGTCAGTAA
- the LGE1 gene encoding Lge1p (similar to Saccharomyces cerevisiae LGE1 (YPL055C); ancestral locus Anc_8.511), with the protein MSEENSFYDRSTDDPHSNGYSRGYHRDQGRYNSYNHRNDYYNNDYYYNNNGRSNSAHHFYGQRYNYNNYNNYNHSYNRRESEGYRGRYGARYKPYPQETVRSGNSTPVQAQPEAVPVRSSPIPKRVDMAESCFYYLTDLDKSTDDPVELQKIRETLREGEQLDRELETHNLKLLKTELELGLLTTQCERDALNVQSTQEKLDSLLMQT; encoded by the coding sequence ATGAGTGAGGAAAATAGTTTTTACGATAGGTCTACGGACGACCCACACTCTAACGGTTACTCCAGAGGATATCACAGGGACCAAGGACGGTACAACTCCTATAACCACAGAAACGATTACTATAATAATGACTACtactacaacaacaacgGAAGGTCCAATAGTGCACACCACTTTTATGGACAGCGTTACAATTACAACAACTACAACAACTACAACCACTCGTACAATCGGAGAGAATCTGAAGGGTACAGAGGTAGATATGGTGCCCGTTACAAACCATACCCTCAGGAAACCGTGAGAAGTGGGAATAGCACACCCGTTCAAGCGCAGCCAGAAGCAGTACCGGTACGATCTAGTCCCATCCCAAAGAGAGTTGATATGGCAGAATCGTGTTTTTATTACCTGACAGACCTGGATAAATCTACAGACGACCCAGTCGAGCTACAAAAAATTCGTGAAACCTTGCGAGAAGGCGAACAGTTGGACCGTGAATTAGAAACTCATAATCTAAAACTTCTTAAGACAGAGTTAGAATTGGGTCTTTTGACTACACAATGTGAAAGAGACGCCTTGAACGTTCAATCAACACAGGAGaaattggattctttgcTAATGCAAACATAA
- the CDC28 gene encoding cyclin-dependent serine/threonine-protein kinase CDC28 (similar to Saccharomyces cerevisiae CDC28 (YBR160W); ancestral locus Anc_8.513) has translation MSGELVNYKRLEKVGEGTYGVVYKALDLRHGQRVVALKKIRLESEDEGVPSTAIREISLLKELKDDNIVRLYDIVHSDAHKLYLVFEFLELDLKRYMESVPKDQSLGDKVIQKFMMQLCKGIAYCHSHRILHRDLKPQNLLINRDGNLKLGDFGLARAFGVPLRAYTHEIVTLWYRAPEVLLGGKQYSTGVDIWSIGCIFAEMCNRKPIFSGDSEIDQIFKIFRTLGTPTESVWPDIVYLPDFKPSFPKWHRKDLAKVVPSLNSQGIDLLNNLLAYDPINRISAKRAAIHPYFQELA, from the coding sequence ATGAGTGGGGAATTGGTTAATTACAAGAGATTGGAGAAAGTCGGTGAAGGGACTTATGGTGTCGTTTACAAAGCGCTTGATTTGCGTCATGGTCAACGAGTAGTCgcgttgaagaagattcgGTTGGAGAGTGAAGACGAGGGGGTCCCAAGTACTGCAATCCGTGAGATCTCACTGCTTaaagagttgaaagatgacAATATTGTTCGTCTGTACGATATCGTACACTCCGATGCCCATAAATTATACCTGGTGTTCGAATTTCTCGAACTAGATCTTAAGAGGTACATGGAAAGCGTTCCAAAGGATCAATCCCTAGGAGATAAAGTCATCCAAAAATTCATGATGCAGCTGTGTAAGGGGATTGCCTATTGTCATTCACATCGGATCCTACATCGAGATCTAAAACCTCAGAATTTGTTAATCAATCGAGATGGCAACCTAAAACTAGGTGACTTCGGTCTGGCAAGAGCCTTTGGAGTCCCACTAAGAGCTTACACACACGAAATTGTCACACTTTGGTACAGAGCTCCCGAAGTGCTACTTGGAGGTAAACAGTACAGCACTGGGGTAGATATTTGGTCCATCGGATGTATTTTCGCCGAGATGTGCAACCGCAAGCCTATCTTCAGCGGAGACAGTGAGATCGAccagatcttcaagatcttcCGCACACTAGGAACTCCCACAGAGTCCGTGTGGCCTGATATAGTCTACTTGCCCGATTTCAAGCCCAGTTTCCCCAAATGGCACCGCAAGGACCTAGCGAAAGTGGTTCCGTCGCTAAATTCACAAGGAATCGATTTGCTAAACAATTTACTCGCCTACGACCCAATCAATAGGATCAGTGCCAAGAGAGCTGCAATCCATCCATACTTCCAAGAACTGGCATAG
- the SLI15 gene encoding Sli15p (similar to Saccharomyces cerevisiae SLI15 (YBR156C); ancestral locus Anc_8.507), with translation MDWAVKAARKKSQRLPGSTRSIVESLNAFNDVAGEGQTQIDAVVGETAGWLVQVMSPERTTELQVVEERAETPVRVVQSATTPKSLAKPTWSPYKVEKSLTSEQIRSQRRSNMFVPLPSRDPLVIQPSKPTSSVFERLSSLPTKSFENKVNRKVSSIDVTGSPMRRNSPRRDVESSMQDTLKNIFSTKKRSIPRIEKTTTQKTVLKPPQEPYQPPRPDRLTRFQLLPSTESEKTDLKEKMNKRLSEVIRTQQRRRNDQQKRKTHLDEDTKRRTKIWNEKTPTTTLRTNTILHDLNSVDHRTIIGESHQSPGNQTLPEIQSDSDDDADSTLASWARSPYLQEQLYLQQNWDPKKIFGPIPPLHIDQIFPNSKPSKSKQQPLTRKNL, from the coding sequence ATGGATTGGGCGGTTAAAGCTGCGAGGAAAAAGAGTCAGAGGCTGCCTGGGAGTACTAGATCCATTGTCGAGTCGTTGAACGCGTTCAACGACGTCGCTGGCGAAGGTCAGACGCAGATTGACGCCGTCGTGGGAGAGACTGCAGGTTGGTTGGTACAGGTTATGAGTCCCGAACGTACGACAGAGCTGCAGGTAGTTGAAGAGAGGGCTGAGACTCCTGTGCGTGTAGTTCAAAGTGCTACAACGCCTAAATCGTTGGCAAAACCGACTTGGTCGCCATATAAAGTGGAAAAATCCCTGACTAGTGAGCAGATAAGGTCACAGAGAAGATCGAATATGTTTGTACCACTGCCGAGTCGTGATCCGTTAGTCATTCAGCCTTCAAAACCCACTTCAAGTGTTTTTGAAagactttcttctctaccGACGAAATCTTTTGAGAACAAAGTTAATAGGAAAGTTTCGTCCATTGATGTGACTGGTTCACCAATGAGAAGGAATTCACCTAGGAGGGATGTGGAGAGTTCAATGCAGGAtacattgaaaaatatctTTTCCACGAAGAAACGATCCATTCCGAGGATAGAAAAGACTACTACGCAAAAGACAGTTTTAAAACCACCTCAGGAACCTTATCAACCGCCAAGGCCGGACCGTTTGACGAGGTTTCAACTACTGCCGTCTACGGAATCCGAAAAGACAGATCTCAAGGAGAAAATGAACAAGAGACTATCTGAAGTCATTAGAACACAACAGCGCAGGCGCAACGATCAGCAAAAAAGAAAGACTCACTTGGACGAAGatacaaaaagaagaactaaGATTTGGAATGAAAAAACTCCTACCACTACCCTACGCACAAATACCATCTTGCATGATCTCAATAGTGTGGACCACAGAACTATCATAGGTGAATCGCATCAAAGTCCTGGGAACCAAACGCTTCCCGAGATCCAGTCGGACTCGGACGACGATGCGGACTCCACATTGGCCTCCTGGGCAAGATCACCTTATTTGCAAGAACAACTCTACTTGCAACAGAACTGGGATCCTaagaaaatttttggtCCCATACCGCCGTTGCATATTGATCAGATTTTCCCAAATTCGAAGCCAAGTAAGTCGAAACAACAACCATTGACCAGAAAGAATTTATAA
- the CWC21 gene encoding U2-type spliceosomal complex subunit CWC21 (similar to Saccharomyces cerevisiae CWC21 (YDR482C); ancestral locus Anc_8.503), whose amino-acid sequence MSYNGIGLKSAKGSSTSGHIQRSLANNDEHSQTRLKNYTARRKEKLKDTRNRLNEGIRKTTDGVIVPQESMIKHLNRRQIEVAVSELRDKLEEDEVEEKIIDSKCDELRTRLLKQFVTEKRVSNAYKTRSERSKENSESSSESEKHTK is encoded by the coding sequence ATGTCATACAACGGAATCGGTTTAAAGAGTGCCAAGGGTTCTTCTACATCAGGTCATATTCAAAGGTCTCTGGCGAACAACGATGAGCACAGCCAAACaaggttgaagaattacaCAGCCAGGCGAAAGGAGAAGCTTAAGGACACGAGGAATAGGCTGAATGAGGGTATACGAAAGACAACTGATGGTGTGATAGTGCCTCAGGAATCCATGATAAAACACCTTAATAGGAGACAAATAGAAGTAGCAGTATCGGAGCTAAGAGAcaagcttgaagaagatgaagtggaagaaaaaatcataGATTCCAAATGCGATGAACTTCGAACTAGACTATTAAAGCAGTTTGTAACCGAGAAGCGAGTCTCGAATGCCTATAAGACCAGATCTGAGCGATCTAAGGAGAACAGCGAATCCTCAAGTGAAAGCGAAAAGCACACCAAATAA